The Carnobacterium sp. 17-4 genome has a window encoding:
- a CDS encoding GntR family transcriptional regulator has product MAKYKNVADELRKQIKQGNYPKGGQLPNQNELAEKFDTSRVTIKKALDLLSIEGLVFSVQGSGTYVKKNIAQTTDTGIKIGQNIGLTHQIGEQTELVNKVLAFNVRFPSEEECGQLMIKNESPVYEIKRLRVINNKPYSIEYSLLPVELVPNITPTILERSVYDYIRQDVGLIFGGNQQFIKAAPPNEEDRQYLNCKDNEPVLEVTKVMFLENGRPFEYSKVRHRYDMVEMCFNNTQHE; this is encoded by the coding sequence ATGGCGAAATACAAAAATGTTGCAGATGAATTACGAAAACAAATTAAACAAGGGAATTACCCAAAAGGTGGTCAATTGCCCAATCAAAACGAATTAGCAGAAAAGTTTGATACAAGTAGAGTCACAATTAAAAAAGCACTAGATTTATTGTCTATCGAGGGACTGGTTTTTTCAGTTCAGGGTTCTGGCACTTACGTCAAAAAAAATATTGCGCAGACAACTGATACAGGAATTAAAATTGGACAAAATATTGGATTAACTCATCAAATAGGAGAACAGACCGAATTAGTTAACAAAGTATTAGCTTTTAATGTTCGATTTCCAAGTGAGGAAGAATGTGGACAATTAATGATCAAAAATGAATCTCCAGTATATGAAATCAAACGTTTAAGAGTTATTAATAATAAACCCTATTCGATAGAATATTCATTACTTCCAGTAGAACTGGTGCCGAACATAACCCCTACTATATTAGAACGTTCAGTTTATGACTATATTCGCCAAGATGTAGGACTAATTTTTGGTGGAAATCAACAGTTTATAAAGGCTGCACCTCCTAATGAAGAGGATCGACAGTATTTAAATTGCAAAGATAACGAGCCTGTTCTTGAGGTTACAAAAGTAATGTTCCTTGAAAATGGAAGACCTTTCGAATACTCAAAAGTAAGGCACCGTTATGATATGGTAGAAATGTGTTTTAATAATACGCAACATGAGTAA
- a CDS encoding DUF7916 family protein, with protein sequence MTKRFISANASEIMSMTASELKQSIKASEGRIVMSENVVRREPFIEDITNAEIARAFGADLILLNGIDVLNPKISGLSSMEESFVDQLHKLVGRPIGVNLEPVDEEATMAEDRLTIAEGRQANSKTINEIESLGLDFVCLTGNPGTGVTNTQIEKTISVTRKLFSGLIIAGKMHGAGVSESIVDLKTVKSFIKAGADIILVPAVGTVPGFDENELKEIVKAVHKEGALVLSAIGTSQESSDEDTIKQIAIRNKICGVDIQHIGDAGYGGLAPVENIFALSKALRGMRHTASMMARSIHR encoded by the coding sequence ATGACAAAAAGATTTATAAGCGCGAACGCTTCAGAAATAATGAGTATGACAGCTAGTGAGCTAAAACAAAGTATCAAGGCAAGTGAAGGAAGAATCGTGATGTCTGAAAACGTCGTTAGAAGAGAACCTTTTATTGAAGACATTACAAATGCAGAAATCGCTAGAGCTTTTGGTGCCGATTTGATTCTGTTAAATGGGATAGATGTATTAAATCCTAAAATTTCTGGACTAAGTAGTATGGAAGAATCATTTGTCGATCAACTACATAAATTGGTTGGTCGTCCAATTGGAGTCAACTTAGAACCCGTTGATGAAGAGGCAACTATGGCAGAGGATCGCTTAACTATTGCTGAAGGTAGACAAGCAAATTCAAAAACGATCAATGAAATTGAATCTTTGGGCTTAGACTTTGTTTGTTTAACGGGAAATCCAGGAACTGGCGTTACAAATACTCAGATTGAAAAAACAATCAGTGTTACGAGAAAACTGTTTTCGGGGTTAATTATTGCTGGGAAAATGCATGGAGCTGGTGTTTCAGAAAGTATCGTTGATTTGAAAACAGTTAAATCATTTATTAAAGCTGGGGCAGATATTATCTTAGTTCCAGCAGTTGGAACAGTTCCAGGTTTTGATGAAAATGAATTAAAAGAGATCGTTAAAGCTGTTCATAAAGAAGGCGCGTTAGTGTTATCTGCCATCGGAACTAGCCAAGAAAGTTCAGATGAAGATACAATTAAACAAATTGCAATCCGCAATAAAATTTGTGGTGTTGATATTCAACATATTGGAGACGCAGGATATGGTGGACTTGCTCCAGTAGAAAATATTTTTGCTTTAAGTAAAGCATTGCGAGGTATGCGCCATACAGCTTCAATGATGGCAAGATCGATACACAGATAA
- the pgmB gene encoding beta-phosphoglucomutase — protein MIKGFIFDLDGVLTDTAEYHYQAWKRMANKLGIPLDREMNEQLKGISRMDSLERILALGNQTEKYSVEEKKQLADGKNEDYKKLILSVTPNDLLPGIADLLADLKKENIRLALASASKNGPVIMEKLGIADLFDTVVDPASLANGKPNPEIFIKGVEQLQLKPEECVGVEDAQAGIESINAAGIFSVGVGTKEMMRNADYAVSDTSELKLSDILKRATN, from the coding sequence ATGATTAAAGGATTTATTTTTGATTTGGATGGTGTTTTGACAGATACTGCTGAGTACCATTACCAAGCTTGGAAAAGAATGGCAAATAAATTAGGTATCCCGCTTGACCGTGAAATGAATGAGCAATTAAAAGGAATCAGTCGAATGGATTCTCTTGAGCGCATTTTAGCGTTAGGCAATCAAACGGAAAAGTATTCTGTCGAAGAAAAAAAACAATTAGCAGATGGAAAAAATGAAGATTACAAAAAGTTGATCTTAAGTGTTACACCTAATGATTTATTGCCCGGAATAGCAGATTTATTAGCAGATCTAAAAAAAGAAAACATTCGATTAGCGTTAGCATCTGCCAGTAAAAATGGACCAGTCATAATGGAGAAACTTGGAATAGCAGATTTATTTGATACGGTAGTTGATCCTGCATCATTAGCTAATGGAAAACCGAATCCGGAAATTTTTATTAAAGGTGTAGAACAATTACAGTTAAAACCAGAAGAATGTGTAGGCGTGGAAGATGCTCAAGCTGGCATTGAATCAATTAATGCGGCCGGGATTTTTTCTGTAGGTGTAGGTACAAAAGAGATGATGAGAAACGCTGATTATGCTGTGTCAGATACAAGTGAGTTGAAATTAAGTGACATTCTAAAAAGAGCAACCAACTAA
- a CDS encoding PTS sugar transporter subunit IIC, translated as MEDNKWIIMLGNMASKINSYKYIIAIKNAFTALIPIIITGAFATLFSNMVFDSTNGLAQIDALSFLEELKPIAQSINYATMNMLTISAVFLIGLEIGNLNKESGYFPGLLAVISYITVNPTTLELLVDDKMRVVENVLSRNYTDTKGLFLGMFIAIVSVELFTWLGKQDKINIKMPDSVPSNVSRSFSALIPTILTITMIATAGFAIFRITGMYLYDIIYMVVQAPLENVMQGLPGVLILMFVAQFFWVIGIHGNQMIKPIREPLLLASIAVNTDAFNAGKEIPNIINMPFWDMYMNIGGSGVTIGLLFAIFIVGKRDDMKEIAKLSMGPSLFNINEPVIFGMPIMLNPILAIPFIVTPLITGVIGYVATYIGFAGKAVVMIPWTTPPIISAYLATAGSLGAVATQLICIVVSTLIYLPFVKISNSRQLVEEPGRTEEVKELDEVTINN; from the coding sequence ATGGAAGATAATAAATGGATTATAATGCTGGGGAATATGGCTAGCAAAATTAACAGCTATAAGTATATTATAGCTATCAAAAATGCTTTTACTGCTCTAATACCGATCATCATCACGGGGGCTTTTGCAACACTATTTTCTAATATGGTTTTTGATTCAACAAATGGTTTGGCACAAATAGATGCTTTATCATTTTTAGAAGAATTGAAACCGATTGCACAATCGATTAATTATGCAACGATGAATATGCTGACAATTAGTGCAGTCTTTTTAATAGGACTGGAAATTGGTAACTTAAATAAAGAGAGTGGATACTTTCCTGGTTTACTAGCAGTTATCAGTTATATAACCGTCAACCCAACAACTTTAGAGTTGTTAGTGGATGACAAAATGCGTGTAGTAGAAAATGTTTTGTCTCGTAACTATACGGATACAAAAGGATTATTTTTAGGAATGTTTATCGCAATTGTTTCGGTAGAACTATTCACTTGGCTAGGCAAACAAGATAAAATAAACATAAAAATGCCTGACAGTGTACCTTCAAATGTATCAAGAAGTTTTTCAGCGTTGATTCCGACAATCTTAACGATCACTATGATAGCCACAGCAGGATTTGCTATTTTCCGTATAACTGGTATGTATCTATACGATATTATTTATATGGTTGTTCAAGCACCATTAGAAAATGTTATGCAAGGATTACCTGGTGTCTTAATTTTGATGTTCGTGGCTCAGTTCTTCTGGGTTATCGGAATACATGGAAACCAAATGATTAAACCGATTCGCGAACCATTATTATTAGCTTCAATAGCAGTCAACACAGATGCATTTAATGCAGGTAAAGAAATCCCGAATATTATCAATATGCCTTTCTGGGACATGTACATGAATATTGGTGGTTCTGGAGTAACGATTGGATTGTTATTTGCTATCTTTATCGTTGGTAAAAGGGATGACATGAAAGAAATTGCCAAATTATCTATGGGACCTAGTTTATTCAATATTAATGAACCCGTAATATTTGGAATGCCAATCATGTTAAACCCTATCTTAGCTATTCCATTTATCGTTACACCACTAATTACAGGTGTAATCGGTTATGTAGCAACTTATATTGGTTTTGCTGGAAAAGCAGTTGTCATGATTCCATGGACTACACCACCAATTATTAGTGCTTACTTAGCGACAGCAGGTAGTTTAGGAGCAGTTGCGACTCAATTAATTTGTATAGTCGTGTCTACATTAATTTACTTGCCATTTGTTAAAATTTCTAATAGCCGTCAACTCGTTGAAGAACCAGGTCGTACTGAAGAAGTAAAAGAATTAGATGAAGTTACTATAAATAATTAA
- a CDS encoding ROK family transcriptional regulator, with protein sequence MKLTKRQNALQIKLLDTIYTKGPISRIDIAKETGITPATVSEISGNLIKEQLIHETGEVSSSLNKSGRKKILLDISPNHSFYIGVELSEKFFSYCLIDNKGSLLEKKIIPYNQLVSETNLTETLFIEELHSFIKQSFAYQPKGIGIALPGHFDENTRMILTNNLFWKNFNLDQILSDIDLPIYFKNNVQCMALSERLFNLDKNMSNFTFLHVGRGMFCSSIYQNKLYGDNAILVGEVGHIVVHPDGELCECGKRGCLQTYTSESWIIKKSQILFDNSDSTYLRQLTTNRSHLTIETILQAYKLGDEGVINILHNAIKYLSITINNLSMMIDMDKMVIHGELFTETQLADLINDYLENNSTLLATEKKIQIEFKPYLSINGAISAAGLCVTKQLLS encoded by the coding sequence ATGAAGCTGACAAAAAGGCAGAATGCCTTACAAATCAAACTATTAGATACAATTTATACAAAAGGACCTATCTCAAGAATTGATATTGCTAAAGAAACTGGAATCACACCCGCAACCGTAAGTGAGATATCTGGAAATTTGATCAAAGAGCAACTGATTCATGAGACAGGTGAAGTAAGTTCTTCATTAAATAAATCAGGCAGAAAGAAAATATTATTGGATATTTCTCCTAATCATAGTTTTTATATTGGCGTTGAACTATCTGAAAAATTCTTTTCCTATTGCCTTATTGATAACAAAGGAAGCTTGCTTGAAAAAAAAATCATTCCATATAACCAACTAGTATCAGAAACTAATCTTACTGAAACACTTTTTATTGAGGAACTACATTCGTTCATCAAACAGAGTTTTGCATATCAGCCAAAAGGTATTGGGATTGCTCTACCTGGACATTTTGATGAAAACACTCGGATGATCCTAACAAATAATTTATTTTGGAAAAATTTTAATTTAGACCAGATTTTATCTGATATTGATTTACCCATTTACTTTAAGAATAATGTGCAATGTATGGCTTTATCTGAGAGATTGTTTAACCTTGATAAGAACATGAGTAATTTTACATTTTTACATGTAGGACGTGGTATGTTTTGTTCATCCATCTATCAAAATAAACTTTACGGTGACAATGCTATTTTAGTCGGAGAAGTTGGACACATTGTTGTTCATCCAGATGGCGAGCTCTGTGAATGCGGAAAAAGAGGTTGCTTACAAACGTATACAAGTGAATCATGGATTATAAAGAAATCACAAATTCTTTTTGACAATTCTGACAGTACCTATTTAAGACAATTAACAACTAATCGATCTCATCTAACCATTGAAACAATCCTACAAGCCTACAAATTAGGAGACGAAGGCGTCATAAATATATTGCACAATGCGATTAAGTATCTTTCAATTACAATAAATAATTTATCTATGATGATTGACATGGATAAAATGGTTATTCATGGGGAATTATTTACGGAAACTCAACTTGCAGATTTAATAAACGACTACTTAGAAAATAATAGTACTTTGCTAGCAACTGAGAAAAAAATACAGATTGAATTTAAACCTTATTTATCTATCAATGGTGCTATATCTGCAGCTGGTTTATGTGTAACAAAACAACTGCTAAGTTAG
- a CDS encoding glycoside hydrolase family 65 protein — protein sequence MIKRLFDVDPWRVKSTKLDRTDKRLQESLTSIGNGYMGMRGNFEEGYSGDSHLGTYLAGVWFPDKTRVGWWKNGYPEYFGKVINATNFIPIELMVDDHKVDLAIDEVKDYEIDLDMKKGILYRSYTWVEGEKEIRFTFKRFVSAATKELAVVEVTAEVLKGDATIIFIPKMDGNVKNEDSNYEENFWLEMNRVSGEKSSLTTKTIENPFGVEQFTVTTMMESSAVNYEKREFSEGFMQVEEKITYKLAVGEKAKVTKFISVLTSRDIQPENQQTAAAEMLDQAIALGTEAVEAQHIAIWKKRWHKADVVIKGDAESQQGIRFSIFQLFSTYYGEDNRLNIGPKGFTGEKYGGATYWDTEAFILPMYLSVADETVSEQLLTYRHNQLPGAFHNAKQQGLQGALYPMVTFNGIESHNEWEITFEEIHRNSTIAYAIYNYTNYTGDETFLTTKGIEMLVAISRFWADRVHFSKRNKHYMIHGVTGPNEYENNINNNWYTNTMAAWTLRYTLESLKKVFPIVANELHLKDGETSKWEDIIEKMYYPHDDELNVFVQHDTFLDKDLLTTNDLDPAERPINQHWSWDKILRSCFIKQADVLQGIYYLNDEFTLEEKEANFNFYEPMTVHESSLSASIHAILAAELGKKEKAVELYARTARLDLDNYNNDTEDGLHITSMSGGWLAIVQGFAGMRTFNGKLIFKPFCPENWTEYNFMIKYRGRLLHISVTQETVSVRLEEGEPLDLTLYDQEMVLSDVVESPIRFFQTIK from the coding sequence ATGATTAAGCGTTTATTTGATGTTGACCCATGGAGAGTAAAATCAACGAAATTAGATAGAACAGATAAAAGACTACAAGAAAGTTTAACTTCCATTGGAAATGGGTACATGGGAATGCGTGGAAACTTTGAAGAAGGTTATTCAGGTGATTCTCATTTAGGAACGTATCTTGCAGGTGTCTGGTTTCCGGATAAAACAAGAGTCGGCTGGTGGAAAAACGGCTACCCAGAGTATTTTGGAAAAGTGATCAATGCCACAAATTTTATTCCTATTGAGTTAATGGTAGACGACCACAAAGTTGATTTGGCGATTGATGAAGTAAAAGACTATGAAATCGATTTAGACATGAAAAAAGGTATTTTGTATCGTTCATATACATGGGTTGAAGGAGAAAAAGAAATCCGTTTCACCTTTAAGCGCTTTGTAAGTGCTGCGACTAAAGAATTAGCGGTTGTTGAAGTTACAGCTGAAGTCCTAAAAGGCGACGCAACAATCATTTTCATACCGAAGATGGATGGCAATGTTAAAAATGAAGACAGCAACTATGAAGAAAATTTCTGGTTAGAAATGAACCGTGTTTCGGGAGAGAAAAGCAGTCTAACGACTAAAACGATTGAAAATCCTTTTGGGGTAGAACAATTTACTGTAACTACCATGATGGAAAGTAGTGCAGTAAATTATGAAAAAAGAGAATTTTCTGAAGGATTTATGCAAGTGGAAGAAAAAATCACTTATAAACTAGCTGTTGGTGAAAAAGCCAAAGTAACTAAATTTATCAGTGTACTGACAAGTCGTGATATACAACCTGAAAACCAACAGACAGCAGCTGCAGAAATGTTGGATCAAGCCATCGCTTTAGGGACGGAAGCAGTAGAAGCACAGCACATAGCAATCTGGAAAAAACGTTGGCACAAAGCTGATGTGGTGATTAAAGGAGATGCCGAAAGCCAGCAAGGAATTCGATTTAGTATATTCCAATTGTTTTCTACTTACTATGGTGAAGACAATCGTTTGAATATTGGGCCAAAAGGATTCACGGGTGAAAAATATGGCGGAGCTACTTATTGGGACACTGAAGCGTTCATTCTTCCTATGTATCTATCAGTTGCTGATGAAACGGTCTCAGAACAATTGTTGACCTATCGCCATAATCAACTTCCAGGTGCGTTCCATAATGCTAAACAACAAGGCTTGCAAGGAGCTTTGTATCCAATGGTGACATTTAATGGAATCGAAAGCCATAATGAATGGGAAATTACCTTTGAAGAGATCCACCGTAACAGCACGATTGCGTACGCTATCTATAATTACACGAATTATACTGGTGATGAAACCTTTTTAACAACTAAAGGGATTGAAATGTTGGTTGCAATCTCACGTTTCTGGGCTGACCGTGTGCATTTCTCTAAACGAAATAAGCACTACATGATTCATGGCGTTACAGGTCCAAACGAATATGAAAACAACATTAATAATAATTGGTACACAAACACGATGGCTGCTTGGACGCTCCGCTATACATTGGAAAGTCTAAAAAAAGTTTTTCCAATAGTTGCAAATGAATTGCATTTAAAGGATGGAGAAACATCTAAATGGGAAGACATTATTGAAAAGATGTATTATCCTCATGATGATGAATTAAATGTTTTCGTACAACACGATACATTTTTAGATAAGGATTTGCTTACAACCAATGATTTGGATCCAGCTGAAAGACCCATCAATCAACATTGGTCATGGGACAAAATTTTACGCTCTTGTTTTATCAAGCAAGCGGATGTCTTACAAGGTATTTATTACTTGAACGACGAGTTTACGCTAGAAGAAAAAGAAGCCAACTTTAACTTCTATGAGCCAATGACGGTTCATGAGTCTTCACTTTCTGCATCCATTCATGCTATTTTAGCAGCAGAACTTGGCAAAAAAGAAAAAGCGGTTGAATTGTATGCACGTACAGCTCGTTTAGATTTAGATAACTACAACAATGATACTGAAGATGGGTTGCACATTACTTCAATGAGTGGCGGATGGTTGGCTATTGTTCAAGGATTTGCCGGTATGCGTACATTCAATGGTAAACTGATTTTCAAACCTTTTTGTCCGGAAAACTGGACAGAATATAACTTTATGATCAAGTACCGCGGACGTTTGCTTCATATCTCGGTGACACAAGAAACTGTGAGCGTCCGTTTAGAAGAAGGCGAGCCGCTTGACCTTACTTTATATGATCAAGAAATGGTGTTGTCAGATGTAGTTGAAAGTCCGATTCGGTTTTTCCAGACAATTAAATAA
- a CDS encoding PTS sugar transporter subunit IIC has protein sequence MPIASKIGNNKFLVAIRDGITLAMPLIIIGSLFMVVASFPVPGWEKWLGEIGVADFLWKGTDSSFGLIGLIASFGIAYSLTNQFGVDGVPSGIISLSSFIVVTPFVTSDAGAGMPTSYMAAKGLFVAIIIGLLSGYIYQWFINHNIQIKLPETVPPAVAKSFSAIIPGAFIVTFWLIIYAILIKLNLPNLHDIAQVVLGGPLGLLGNNVFGTVIVVGLNSLFWFVGIHGGNVVNSVMQPLWIANLDENRAAYQAGTEMQHIFTIAFMDNLVYIGGGGATLGLVLVLGYLARKKKTSKQTKVLAPITVVPGIFNINEPTMFGLPVVLNVVLLVPFILAPMVNVVVAYLAMASGLVPLTRTVASWTMPPIISGFLVTGSISGSILQIVLIVLDVLLYLPFFIAVEKRFKAEELGESMVQEQTLSESEVYIKK, from the coding sequence ATGCCTATTGCTTCAAAGATAGGAAATAATAAATTTCTTGTTGCTATACGTGACGGTATCACATTGGCAATGCCGCTAATTATCATTGGATCTTTGTTTATGGTCGTTGCTAGCTTTCCAGTTCCAGGTTGGGAAAAATGGCTTGGTGAAATAGGTGTTGCTGATTTTCTCTGGAAAGGAACCGATAGTAGTTTTGGTTTGATTGGCTTAATAGCCAGTTTTGGGATTGCTTATAGTTTAACAAATCAATTTGGAGTTGATGGCGTTCCATCGGGTATTATATCATTGTCTTCTTTCATTGTAGTCACTCCATTTGTTACTTCTGATGCAGGTGCTGGGATGCCTACCTCTTATATGGCAGCAAAAGGTCTGTTTGTTGCTATTATCATAGGATTATTAAGTGGTTACATCTATCAATGGTTTATTAATCACAATATTCAAATCAAATTACCAGAAACTGTACCACCTGCAGTGGCAAAAAGTTTTAGTGCGATTATACCAGGAGCATTTATTGTTACTTTCTGGTTGATCATCTATGCAATTTTAATAAAATTAAATTTGCCGAACTTACATGATATTGCTCAAGTTGTTTTAGGGGGTCCTCTAGGATTACTAGGAAATAATGTGTTTGGTACTGTGATCGTTGTAGGTTTGAATAGTTTATTCTGGTTTGTTGGTATTCATGGGGGAAATGTTGTCAACTCGGTAATGCAACCTTTATGGATCGCTAATTTAGATGAAAACCGTGCAGCATACCAAGCTGGCACCGAAATGCAACATATTTTTACCATCGCGTTTATGGATAATCTTGTGTATATTGGTGGTGGCGGTGCAACACTTGGTTTGGTTTTAGTGTTGGGTTACCTAGCTCGAAAGAAAAAAACAAGTAAGCAAACAAAAGTACTAGCTCCAATTACTGTGGTTCCAGGAATTTTTAATATCAATGAGCCGACTATGTTCGGACTACCTGTAGTATTAAATGTTGTGTTGTTAGTTCCGTTTATTCTTGCTCCGATGGTCAATGTGGTTGTAGCGTACTTGGCTATGGCATCTGGACTTGTTCCTTTGACTCGAACAGTAGCGTCTTGGACAATGCCGCCAATCATCAGTGGGTTTTTAGTAACAGGGAGCATCAGCGGTTCCATTCTGCAAATTGTATTAATTGTATTAGATGTATTGTTATACTTGCCATTTTTCATAGCTGTTGAGAAGCGCTTTAAAGCTGAAGAATTGGGAGAATCAATGGTTCAGGAGCAAACGTTAAGTGAGTCGGAAGTTTATATAAAAAAATAA
- a CDS encoding glycoside hydrolase family 13 protein codes for MEKKWWHSSVVYQIYPRSFQDSNGDGIGDIQGIIQRLSYLADLGIDAIWLSPVYQSPNDDNGYDISDYQAISPEFGTMDDMDELIRKSNDLGIRIVMDLVVNHTSDEHSWFIESRKNKDNGYRDYYIWREGQPDDTPPNELTSIFSGSAWELDEQTNQYYLHLYSKKQPDLNWENPKVRNEIWQMMNFWLDKGIGGFRMDVIDLIGKIPDELITGNGPMLHTYLQEMHQKTFGKLDVLTVGETWGVTTEDAKLYSAPERNELSMVFQFEHIGLDEQPGKPKWDTRPLDFIKLKQVFTKWQLALDGDGWNSLFWNNHDIPRIVSSWGNDSSQYRVVSAKMFATFLHFLKGTPYIYQGEEIGLTNTPISSIEEVNDIESINMYNERLQQGYNKEEIIRAINKKGRDNARRPIPWDESLNGGFTTDTPWLALNTNYQDLNVKKDQQDEESIFNYYKKLIRLRKEHELIVWGDYKELLPNDPQLFVYERSYHGETWLIVINFYEKPTIYKDNERKVETIVISNYKDSSKKTDKLELRPFESIVYKLKKSL; via the coding sequence GTGGAAAAAAAATGGTGGCATAGTTCTGTTGTTTATCAAATATATCCCAGAAGTTTTCAAGATAGCAATGGAGATGGCATAGGAGATATTCAAGGTATTATTCAACGGTTAAGCTATTTAGCTGATTTAGGGATTGATGCCATCTGGTTAAGTCCAGTTTATCAATCCCCTAATGACGATAATGGATATGATATTAGCGATTATCAAGCAATTTCTCCAGAATTCGGAACAATGGATGACATGGATGAGCTTATTCGAAAGTCCAATGATTTAGGAATCCGAATTGTCATGGATCTAGTTGTCAATCATACTTCTGATGAGCATTCTTGGTTCATAGAATCACGAAAAAACAAAGACAATGGATATCGAGACTATTATATTTGGCGAGAGGGACAACCCGATGACACGCCTCCTAATGAGTTAACGTCCATCTTCAGCGGATCGGCATGGGAGTTGGATGAACAAACCAATCAATATTATTTGCATCTATATAGTAAGAAACAGCCAGATTTAAATTGGGAGAATCCAAAAGTTCGCAATGAGATTTGGCAAATGATGAATTTTTGGCTGGATAAAGGGATCGGTGGATTTCGAATGGATGTTATTGATCTAATTGGAAAAATTCCAGATGAACTAATTACCGGCAATGGTCCGATGTTGCATACGTATCTTCAAGAAATGCATCAAAAAACATTTGGCAAGCTAGATGTTTTAACAGTAGGTGAGACTTGGGGAGTAACGACTGAAGATGCCAAATTATATTCTGCACCTGAGCGCAATGAATTATCGATGGTTTTCCAATTTGAGCATATTGGTTTAGACGAACAACCTGGTAAACCCAAATGGGATACTAGGCCCTTGGACTTTATTAAATTAAAACAAGTCTTTACAAAGTGGCAGTTAGCTTTGGATGGAGACGGTTGGAATAGTTTGTTTTGGAACAATCATGATATTCCACGCATTGTATCTAGTTGGGGCAACGATTCTTCGCAATACCGTGTCGTTTCCGCCAAGATGTTTGCGACTTTTTTACATTTTTTAAAAGGAACGCCATACATCTACCAAGGTGAAGAAATAGGTTTAACGAATACACCGATCTCTTCTATAGAAGAAGTTAACGATATAGAAAGTATTAATATGTACAATGAACGATTGCAGCAAGGTTACAACAAAGAAGAGATTATTCGTGCTATTAATAAAAAAGGACGAGATAATGCTAGGCGTCCGATTCCGTGGGATGAGTCTTTAAATGGAGGATTTACTACTGATACTCCCTGGTTGGCGCTCAATACTAACTATCAAGACTTGAATGTCAAAAAAGATCAACAAGACGAAGAATCCATTTTTAACTATTACAAAAAGTTGATTCGTTTAAGAAAAGAACACGAACTGATTGTATGGGGCGATTATAAAGAATTATTGCCAAATGATCCTCAACTTTTTGTTTATGAAAGAAGTTATCATGGTGAAACATGGCTAATAGTCATTAATTTTTATGAAAAACCGACCATTTATAAAGATAATGAACGGAAGGTTGAGACCATTGTAATCAGTAATTATAAGGACAGCAGTAAAAAAACAGATAAGTTAGAATTACGTCCATTTGAATCGATTGTTTATAAGTTAAAGAAAAGTCTCTAA